A single region of the Rhizobium sp. NLR16a genome encodes:
- a CDS encoding 2,3-bisphosphoglycerate-dependent phosphoglycerate mutase: MSGTLVLVRHGQSDWNLKNLFTGWKDPDLTELGIQEANAGGAALAEYGIKFDVAYTSALVRAQHTLKLILDKVGQPDLETIRDQALNERDYGDLSGLNKDDARAKWGEEQVHIWRRSYDVPPPGGESLRDTGARVWPYYLTEILPRVLRGEKVLVAAHGNSLRSLVMVLDKLTKEGVLALNLATGVPMVYKLKADSTVASKEVLGDMSGAH, from the coding sequence CCGGCTGGAAGGACCCGGATCTGACGGAGCTCGGCATCCAGGAAGCCAACGCCGGCGGCGCCGCACTTGCCGAATACGGGATCAAATTCGACGTCGCCTATACCTCGGCGCTGGTGCGCGCGCAGCACACGCTGAAGCTCATCCTCGACAAGGTCGGCCAGCCCGACCTCGAGACGATCCGCGACCAGGCGCTGAACGAGCGCGACTACGGCGATCTCTCCGGCCTCAACAAGGATGACGCGCGTGCCAAATGGGGCGAGGAACAGGTTCATATCTGGCGCCGTTCCTATGACGTGCCGCCGCCGGGCGGCGAGAGCCTGCGCGACACCGGCGCCCGTGTCTGGCCTTACTACCTCACGGAAATCCTGCCGCGCGTGCTGCGCGGCGAAAAGGTGCTGGTCGCCGCCCACGGTAATTCGCTGCGCTCGCTGGTCATGGTGCTCGACAAGCTGACCAAAGAAGGCGTGCTCGCCCTCAATCTCGCGACCGGCGTTCCAATGGTCTACAAGCTGAAGGCGGATTCAACCGTGGCTTCAAAGGAAGTTCTGGGCGATATGTCCGGTGCACACTAA
- the phnF gene encoding phosphonate metabolism transcriptional regulator PhnF, translating to MAGLKQVQRQTGVALWRQIADRIREAIGNGAYDETGMVPPETVLALQFGVNRHTVRSALAALAQEGIVRAVQGRGTLIERKQRLNFPITRRTRFTAGIGDQARETRGLLLDEAQEEASAEVARWLGVKQGEQVIRLETLRHADRRPVSKATSWFPAGRFAGIGEAYRKHESITKAFAELGVADYVRATTEVTAAHAGTADLADLELTPGAILLIAKAMNTDLDGVPVQYSISRFAADRVQFTIEN from the coding sequence ATGGCAGGACTGAAGCAGGTGCAGAGGCAGACAGGTGTGGCGCTCTGGCGTCAGATCGCCGATCGAATTCGCGAGGCGATCGGCAACGGAGCCTATGACGAAACGGGAATGGTGCCGCCGGAAACGGTGCTGGCGCTGCAATTCGGCGTTAACAGGCATACGGTGCGCAGTGCGCTGGCGGCGCTGGCGCAGGAGGGGATCGTGCGCGCGGTGCAAGGCCGCGGCACGCTGATCGAGCGCAAGCAGCGGCTGAACTTCCCGATCACCCGGCGCACGCGCTTCACTGCCGGCATCGGCGATCAGGCGCGCGAGACGCGTGGTCTTCTGCTCGATGAGGCGCAGGAGGAGGCGAGCGCCGAGGTTGCCCGCTGGTTGGGTGTGAAACAGGGCGAGCAAGTGATCCGGCTGGAAACATTGCGCCATGCCGACAGGCGGCCGGTTTCAAAAGCGACGAGCTGGTTTCCCGCCGGCCGTTTCGCCGGGATCGGCGAGGCCTACCGCAAGCATGAATCGATCACCAAGGCTTTCGCCGAGCTTGGCGTGGCGGATTATGTCCGCGCGACAACCGAGGTGACGGCTGCCCATGCCGGGACAGCCGACCTTGCCGACCTGGAACTCACCCCCGGCGCGATCCTGCTGATCGCCAAGGCAATGAACACCGATCTCGACGGCGTGCCGGTGCAATATTCGATCAGCCGTTTCGCCGCCGACCGGGTGCAGTTCACGATCGAGAACTGA
- the phnG gene encoding phosphonate C-P lyase system protein PhnG, protein MISADKEDAASQTVSERKRAADLLARAERSELQAVWDALPQKPVAYPVRGPETGLVMVRGRIGGGGAPFNLGEVTMTRATVRLESGSIGHAQALGTDREKARLAAIFDALWQEETSKNFVEQALLLPIAARIAATERRKADETAATRVDFFTMVRGDN, encoded by the coding sequence ATGATATCAGCGGACAAGGAAGACGCCGCGTCGCAAACGGTCTCGGAGCGCAAACGCGCCGCCGATCTGTTGGCGCGAGCGGAACGGAGCGAACTCCAGGCAGTCTGGGACGCATTGCCGCAAAAGCCCGTGGCTTATCCGGTGCGCGGACCGGAGACCGGACTTGTAATGGTGCGCGGCCGCATCGGCGGCGGCGGAGCTCCTTTCAATCTCGGCGAGGTGACGATGACACGCGCGACGGTGCGGCTCGAGTCCGGTTCCATCGGTCATGCGCAGGCGCTCGGCACCGACCGGGAGAAGGCCCGTCTTGCGGCGATCTTCGACGCGCTCTGGCAGGAGGAGACGAGCAAGAATTTTGTCGAACAGGCACTGCTTTTGCCGATTGCCGCGCGCATCGCCGCCACTGAGCGCCGCAAGGCGGATGAGACGGCGGCAACCCGCGTCGATTTCTTCACCATGGTGCGGGGAGACAACTGA
- the phnH gene encoding phosphonate C-P lyase system protein PhnH gives MGLATEALIGGFADPVFHAQSVFKMLMDGMARPGAIQTIEPDIAPPAPLGIAAGAIALTLCDHDTPVWLTTGLAKSAMPEWLGFHTGAPLTAEKADARFAFIEAGITLCSFGLFASGTQEYPDRSTTVVIELPELDGGRRLALMGPGIKSVVEIGPASLPETFLRLWSENRALFPRGVDIVLTSGRHFVCLPRTTKITATEI, from the coding sequence ATGGGTCTTGCGACAGAAGCTTTGATCGGCGGTTTTGCCGACCCGGTTTTCCATGCACAGAGCGTCTTCAAGATGCTGATGGACGGCATGGCCCGTCCCGGCGCCATTCAGACCATTGAGCCCGATATCGCTCCGCCGGCGCCGCTCGGCATTGCCGCCGGCGCGATCGCGCTCACGCTTTGCGACCACGACACGCCGGTCTGGCTTACCACGGGACTGGCGAAATCCGCCATGCCGGAGTGGCTCGGCTTCCACACTGGCGCGCCGCTGACCGCCGAGAAGGCCGATGCGCGTTTTGCCTTCATTGAGGCGGGCATTACGCTTTGCTCCTTCGGCCTGTTTGCATCAGGCACACAGGAATATCCCGACCGTTCGACGACTGTTGTCATCGAACTTCCCGAACTCGACGGCGGACGCAGGCTGGCGCTGATGGGTCCGGGCATCAAGAGTGTCGTGGAGATCGGGCCGGCCAGCCTGCCGGAGACCTTCCTCAGACTCTGGAGCGAGAACCGGGCGCTCTTCCCGCGCGGCGTCGACATCGTGTTGACCTCAGGCAGACACTTCGTCTGCCTGCCGCGCACCACCAAGATCACAGCAACGGAGATCTGA
- a CDS encoding carbon-phosphorus lyase complex subunit PhnI produces MYVAVKGGEAAIANAHRLLADRRRGDRSLPAIGIEQIVEQLALAVDRVMAEASLFDRTLAALAVRQSRGDMIEAIFLLRAYRTTLPRFGYSRPLDTADMTIERRISATYKDLPGGQLLGPTFDYTHRLLDPSLLQDEAVEAPAQRPAETGRVMRVSEILGEEGLIEADGDMPEDHEIGDLTREPMEFPMTRDLRLQALARGDEGFLLALGYSTQRGYGRNHPFTGEIRIGEVEVEFEVPELGFAVSLGTIQITECQMVNQFKGSAKAPPQFTRGYGLVFGQSERKAMAMSLVDRALRAEELGEDITAPAQDEEFVISHSDNVQATGFVEHLKLPHYVDFQAELDLVRRMRREFEAARSSGEDMKEAAE; encoded by the coding sequence ATGTATGTTGCCGTCAAAGGTGGCGAGGCCGCCATCGCCAATGCCCATCGGCTGCTTGCCGACCGCCGCCGCGGCGACCGTTCGTTGCCGGCGATCGGCATTGAGCAGATCGTCGAACAACTCGCCCTCGCCGTCGACCGCGTCATGGCTGAGGCCTCGCTTTTCGACCGCACGCTTGCCGCACTCGCCGTGCGCCAGTCGCGCGGCGATATGATCGAGGCGATCTTCCTGCTGCGCGCTTACCGCACGACGCTGCCGCGCTTTGGCTATTCCAGACCGCTAGACACGGCTGACATGACGATCGAACGGCGTATCTCGGCGACCTACAAGGACCTGCCGGGCGGCCAGCTTCTTGGTCCCACTTTCGACTATACTCATCGCCTTCTCGATCCGTCGCTGCTTCAGGACGAAGCGGTCGAGGCGCCCGCCCAGCGTCCGGCCGAGACCGGCCGCGTCATGCGCGTCTCGGAAATCCTCGGCGAGGAGGGCCTGATCGAGGCCGACGGCGACATGCCCGAAGATCACGAGATCGGCGATCTGACCCGCGAGCCGATGGAATTCCCGATGACCCGCGATCTGCGCCTGCAGGCGCTTGCCCGCGGCGACGAGGGCTTCCTGCTGGCGCTCGGTTATTCCACCCAGCGCGGCTACGGCCGCAACCATCCCTTCACCGGAGAGATCCGCATCGGCGAGGTCGAGGTGGAATTCGAGGTGCCGGAACTCGGCTTCGCCGTCTCGCTCGGCACGATCCAGATCACCGAATGCCAGATGGTCAACCAGTTCAAGGGCTCGGCGAAGGCGCCGCCGCAATTCACCCGCGGCTACGGCCTGGTCTTCGGCCAGAGCGAGCGCAAGGCGATGGCGATGTCGCTGGTCGATCGCGCGCTTCGCGCCGAAGAGCTCGGCGAGGACATCACCGCGCCGGCCCAGGACGAGGAATTCGTCATTTCTCATTCCGACAATGTCCAGGCGACCGGTTTCGTCGAACACCTGAAGCTGCCGCATTATGTGGACTTCCAGGCGGAACTCGATCTCGTCCGCCGCATGCGCCGCGAGTTCGAAGCCGCCCGCAGCAGCGGCGAAGACATGAAGGAAGCCGCCGAATGA
- a CDS encoding alpha-D-ribose 1-methylphosphonate 5-phosphate C-P-lyase PhnJ, with translation MSDLASYNFAYLDEQTKRMIRRAILKAIAIPGYQVPFASREMPMPYGWGTGGVQVTASIIGPDDVLKVIDQGADDTTNAVSIRAFFQKVANVAVTTRTSEATIIQTRHRIPEEKLGPGQVLVYQVPIPEPLRFLEPRETETRKMHALEEYGLMHVKLYEDIARNGRIATTYAYPVKVHGRYVMDPSPTPKFDNPKMHRSEALQLFGAGREKRIYAVPPYTDVVSLDFEDHPFEIQRFDRPCALCGAEEVYLDEVILDDKGGRMFVCSDTDHCEDRQAQGHAGEMLARGAAE, from the coding sequence ATGAGCGATCTCGCCAGCTACAACTTCGCCTATCTCGACGAACAGACCAAGCGGATGATCCGCCGCGCCATCCTCAAGGCGATCGCCATTCCCGGCTACCAGGTGCCCTTCGCCAGCAGAGAAATGCCTATGCCCTACGGCTGGGGCACCGGCGGCGTGCAGGTGACGGCCTCGATAATCGGGCCTGATGACGTGCTGAAGGTGATCGACCAGGGCGCCGACGACACGACCAATGCCGTTTCGATCCGGGCCTTCTTCCAGAAGGTCGCCAATGTCGCGGTGACGACGCGCACCAGCGAAGCGACGATCATCCAGACGCGCCACCGCATCCCGGAAGAGAAGCTCGGGCCTGGCCAAGTGCTCGTCTACCAGGTGCCGATCCCCGAGCCGCTGCGCTTCCTCGAACCGCGCGAGACCGAGACGCGCAAGATGCATGCGCTGGAAGAATACGGCCTTATGCATGTGAAACTCTACGAGGATATCGCCCGCAACGGCCGCATCGCCACCACCTATGCCTATCCGGTCAAGGTACATGGGCGTTATGTCATGGATCCCTCGCCGACGCCGAAATTCGATAATCCCAAGATGCACAGGTCGGAAGCGCTGCAGCTTTTCGGCGCCGGTCGCGAAAAGCGCATCTATGCCGTGCCGCCCTATACCGATGTCGTCAGCCTGGATTTTGAGGACCATCCCTTCGAGATCCAGCGCTTCGACAGGCCTTGCGCGCTCTGCGGCGCTGAGGAGGTCTACCTCGATGAGGTCATCCTCGATGACAAGGGCGGGCGCATGTTCGTCTGCTCCGATACCGACCATTGCGAAGATCGCCAGGCCCAAGGGCATGCCGGCGAAATGCTGGCCCGGGGGGCTGCAGAATGA
- the phnK gene encoding phosphonate C-P lyase system protein PhnK, translated as MTNIPLLKVNDLSKFYGKRIGCRNVSFELWPGEVLAIVGESGSGKTTLLNCISTRLMPTTGSVEYHMRDGGHRDLYHMNEAERRFLMRTDWGFVHQNPADGLRMSVSAGANVGERLMAIGDRHYGKIRSTAIDWLERVEIDADRIDDQPRAFSGGMRQRLQIARNLVTGPRLVFMDEPTGGLDVSVQARLLDLVRGLVNDLGLSAIIVTHDLAVARLLSHRMMVMKDGYVIEQGLTDRVLDDPREPYTQLLVSSILQV; from the coding sequence ATGACCAATATCCCGCTTCTCAAGGTCAACGACCTCTCGAAGTTCTACGGCAAGCGCATCGGCTGCCGGAACGTCTCCTTCGAGCTCTGGCCCGGCGAGGTTCTCGCCATCGTCGGCGAATCCGGCTCGGGCAAGACGACGCTGCTCAATTGCATCTCCACCCGGCTGATGCCGACGACCGGCAGCGTCGAGTACCACATGCGCGACGGCGGCCACCGCGACCTCTACCACATGAACGAGGCCGAACGCCGCTTCCTGATGCGCACCGACTGGGGCTTCGTGCACCAGAACCCGGCCGACGGGCTACGCATGAGCGTCTCTGCCGGCGCCAATGTCGGTGAACGGCTGATGGCGATCGGCGACCGGCACTATGGCAAGATCCGCTCCACCGCCATCGACTGGCTCGAACGCGTCGAGATCGATGCCGATCGCATCGACGATCAGCCGCGCGCCTTTTCCGGCGGCATGCGCCAGCGCCTGCAGATCGCCCGCAACCTCGTCACCGGTCCGCGTCTGGTCTTCATGGACGAGCCGACCGGCGGCCTCGATGTTTCGGTGCAGGCGCGCCTGCTCGATCTGGTGCGAGGCCTCGTCAACGATCTTGGCCTCTCGGCCATCATCGTCACCCACGATCTCGCCGTCGCCCGCCTGCTCTCGCACCGCATGATGGTGATGAAGGACGGCTACGTCATCGAACAGGGCCTCACCGACCGCGTGCTCGACGATCCCAGAGAGCCTTACACGCAGCTGCTCGTCTCCTCGATCCTGCAGGTCTGA
- the phnL gene encoding phosphonate C-P lyase system protein PhnL, with protein sequence MPTPLVVSEVSKSFTMHLRDGIRLPVVSDVAFSVSSGECVVLGGPSGIGKSSLLKMIYGNYAVDTGQILVRHDGRIVDLAAADPRTVLNVRRDTLGYVSQFLRTVPRVAAIDVVAEPLVARGEEIVVAREKAGALLARLNLPEALWQLPPATFSGGEQQRVNIARGFITEHTILLLDEPTASLDAKNRAVVVGMIAEKKKAGVALLGIFHDEEVREAVADRILDVQQFSPRMIAA encoded by the coding sequence ATGCCAACGCCCCTCGTCGTTTCCGAAGTCTCGAAGAGCTTCACCATGCACCTGCGCGACGGCATCAGGCTGCCCGTCGTCTCCGACGTCGCCTTCTCCGTGTCGTCAGGCGAATGCGTCGTTCTCGGCGGCCCCTCAGGCATCGGCAAGAGCTCGCTGCTCAAGATGATCTACGGCAATTATGCCGTCGACACCGGCCAGATCCTCGTCCGCCACGACGGGCGGATCGTCGACCTCGCCGCCGCCGATCCGCGCACCGTGCTCAATGTTCGCCGCGATACGCTCGGCTATGTCAGCCAATTCCTGCGCACCGTACCGCGCGTGGCGGCAATCGACGTGGTGGCCGAGCCGCTCGTGGCGCGCGGCGAAGAAATCGTCGTTGCACGCGAAAAGGCAGGCGCCCTGCTTGCCAGGCTCAACCTGCCGGAGGCGCTTTGGCAACTTCCGCCCGCCACCTTTTCCGGCGGCGAGCAGCAGCGCGTCAACATCGCCCGCGGCTTCATCACCGAGCATACGATCCTGCTTCTCGATGAACCAACAGCCTCGCTGGATGCGAAAAACCGCGCCGTCGTCGTCGGCATGATCGCAGAGAAGAAGAAGGCGGGCGTCGCCCTTCTCGGCATCTTCCATGACGAGGAAGTGCGCGAGGCCGTCGCCGACCGCATCCTCGACGTCCAGCAGTTCTCGCCGAGGATGATTGCCGCATGA
- a CDS encoding DapH/DapD/GlmU-related protein yields MSRKLGIEPAIHETAEVSDSTFGRYTEVSERCRISEATFGDYSYIMQDGAVWCATIGKFVNIAAAVRINATNHPTWRATLHHFTYRAANYWPDADMETDFFAWWRSNRVTIGHDVWIGHGATILPGVNVGNGAVIGAGAVVSKDVASYTIVGGVPAKLIRERFPKEIGERMDRLSWWDWQHDRLRLALQDFRNLSAEDFLARYEC; encoded by the coding sequence ATGAGCCGCAAGCTTGGTATCGAGCCCGCCATCCACGAAACGGCCGAGGTCAGCGATTCCACCTTCGGGCGCTATACGGAGGTCTCCGAACGCTGCCGCATCAGCGAGGCGACCTTCGGAGACTATTCCTACATCATGCAGGACGGCGCCGTCTGGTGCGCAACGATCGGCAAGTTCGTCAATATCGCCGCCGCCGTGCGCATCAACGCCACCAACCACCCGACCTGGCGCGCGACTCTGCATCATTTCACCTATCGCGCCGCCAATTACTGGCCGGACGCCGATATGGAGACGGATTTCTTCGCCTGGTGGCGCTCGAACCGGGTGACGATCGGCCACGACGTCTGGATCGGCCATGGCGCGACCATCCTGCCCGGCGTCAACGTCGGCAATGGCGCCGTCATCGGGGCCGGCGCGGTCGTATCGAAGGACGTTGCATCATACACGATCGTCGGCGGTGTGCCGGCGAAGCTGATCCGCGAACGTTTCCCGAAAGAGATCGGCGAACGCATGGACAGGCTTTCCTGGTGGGATTGGCAACACGACCGGTTGCGCCTGGCCTTGCAGGATTTCCGCAACCTTAGCGCGGAAGATTTTCTGGCCCGCTACGAATGCTAG
- the phnC gene encoding phosphonate ABC transporter ATP-binding protein — protein MFELKDVTRRFGNKLAVDAVTLTVAQGQMVGIIGRSGAGKSTLLRMINRLQEPSSGSIHFAGVEVSGLRGQALRNWQRDCAMIFQQFNLVPRLDVLTNVMLGRLNHRSTLLSLLNIFTREERVHAIAALERLGIEQTALQPAGTLSGGQQQRVAIARALMQNPRMVLADEPIASLDPLNAKIVMDALRDINEREGITVITNLHTLDTARNYCERIVGMAGGRVVFDGKPSELTAEAVKAIYGTDKDGAGIDETMTSTSINIAAERADNPSAGAQPLALAGL, from the coding sequence ATGTTCGAGCTGAAGGATGTCACCCGCCGTTTCGGAAACAAGCTCGCCGTCGATGCCGTGACGCTCACCGTTGCCCAGGGCCAGATGGTTGGCATCATCGGCCGCTCCGGCGCCGGCAAGTCGACGCTGCTGCGCATGATCAATCGGCTGCAGGAACCGAGCTCCGGCTCCATTCATTTCGCCGGCGTCGAGGTCTCCGGGCTTCGCGGTCAGGCATTGCGCAACTGGCAGCGCGACTGTGCGATGATCTTTCAGCAGTTCAACCTGGTGCCGCGCCTCGATGTTCTCACAAATGTCATGCTCGGCCGCCTCAATCACCGCTCGACGCTTCTGAGCCTTCTCAACATCTTCACCCGGGAAGAACGCGTTCATGCGATCGCCGCACTGGAGCGCCTCGGCATCGAGCAGACGGCGCTGCAGCCGGCCGGCACGCTTTCCGGCGGCCAGCAGCAGCGCGTGGCGATCGCCCGGGCGCTGATGCAGAACCCGAGGATGGTACTCGCCGACGAGCCTATCGCCTCGCTCGACCCGCTGAACGCCAAGATCGTCATGGATGCGCTGCGCGACATCAACGAGCGCGAGGGCATCACCGTCATCACAAATCTGCATACGCTCGACACTGCCCGCAACTATTGTGAGCGCATCGTCGGCATGGCCGGCGGCCGCGTCGTCTTTGACGGCAAGCCCTCGGAGCTGACGGCCGAAGCCGTGAAGGCAATCTACGGAACGGACAAGGATGGCGCCGGCATCGACGAAACCATGACGTCGACATCCATCAATATCGCTGCCGAGCGGGCAGACAATCCATCCGCCGGCGCCCAACCGCTGGCATTGGCCGGTCTCTGA
- the phnD gene encoding phosphonate ABC transporter substrate-binding protein: MLKKALFAATALFALAGAANAADLKEFRIGILGGENETDRLRNYACLADHLKQEFGFEKVSLFPAADYDGVIQGLLGGTLDFAELGASGYASVYLKDSKAVTPILTTQQKDGSTGYYSIGLALKSSGIKTIKDAKGKKLGYADPDSTSGYLVPLTQIPKDTGMPNDKFFASTQFNGGHENNLLAAYDGKVDVAVDDSSGIGDFKDGYTSGTFRKEVDKGAVDPNKLVEVWRSPLIPNGPLVVRNALGQEWQTKLAAFFTALPEKDHKCFSAVEGGDYKGYAPVKHDFYNAVVEVRKAAIGG, from the coding sequence ATGTTGAAGAAAGCACTCTTTGCGGCAACGGCGCTGTTCGCGCTCGCCGGCGCCGCCAATGCCGCAGACCTCAAGGAATTCCGCATCGGCATCCTTGGCGGCGAAAACGAAACCGATCGCCTGCGCAATTATGCCTGCCTTGCGGACCATCTGAAGCAGGAGTTCGGCTTCGAGAAGGTCTCGCTCTTCCCGGCCGCCGATTATGACGGCGTTATCCAGGGTCTGCTCGGCGGCACGCTCGACTTCGCCGAACTCGGCGCTTCCGGCTACGCCTCCGTCTACCTCAAGGATTCGAAGGCCGTTACGCCGATCCTGACGACGCAGCAGAAAGATGGTTCGACGGGTTATTACTCGATCGGCCTTGCACTGAAGTCCTCCGGTATCAAGACCATCAAGGACGCCAAAGGCAAGAAGCTCGGCTACGCCGATCCGGACTCCACCTCCGGTTACCTCGTTCCGCTGACGCAGATCCCGAAGGACACCGGCATGCCGAATGACAAGTTCTTTGCCTCGACCCAGTTCAACGGCGGGCATGAAAACAACCTGCTTGCCGCCTATGACGGCAAGGTCGACGTCGCAGTCGATGACTCGTCGGGCATCGGCGATTTCAAGGACGGCTACACCTCCGGCACCTTCCGCAAGGAAGTCGACAAGGGCGCCGTGGACCCGAACAAGCTCGTTGAAGTCTGGCGTTCGCCGCTGATCCCGAACGGCCCGCTCGTCGTGCGCAACGCCCTCGGCCAAGAGTGGCAGACGAAGCTCGCAGCCTTCTTCACGGCCCTGCCGGAAAAGGATCACAAGTGCTTCTCGGCTGTCGAAGGCGGCGACTACAAGGGCTATGCCCCGGTCAAGCACGACTTCTACAATGCTGTCGTCGAGGTTCGCAAGGCGGCCATCGGCGGCTGA